DNA sequence from the Flavobacteriales bacterium genome:
AATGAGGGCTACTTATTTGCAAAAAATCCCCAACTGGATTTTGTACAAAACCTTCAAAAACATTCCATTTAGGCAACCCAATTTTAAGGAAATTAATGGTATCAATCTCATGATAAACAATAGTATCCATAATATAAGAATCTATAGCAATACTATGAACATAGATATACTCTAGATCAGATGGCAAACTATCGTTAGGAATAAAGATAGAATCATTTATAAGAATTGGAAGAGCTGGGGAAAACCCTCCAACTTCATATTTCGCTTCTAACTTCATCTCCGTACTGCTCAACATAGAAAGCTCTCTTGTTCCAAATTTCGCCCCTTTATAGAAAAACCAATAATAAATCTTTAAGATATCTACCTCTTTTATTAACTGCTGCCCCGCATTACCCTCAAAATCGAGGGTTTGAGCGAAAGAGGAAATCGAAATAGATAATAGAAAAAGTGTAACTAATAATTTTTTCATAGTATTATCATTTTATGAAAAATAGCACTTGTAGCTAAATCTACCATACCCTAAAGATAAAACAAAAACCCCAAACCACCAAGCACAAAATACTCTAAATCAAAAGATAATACTCAAAAAAATCCTCAAACCCTACAAAATCTAGCGTGTAGGGTATTCATGTACTCGCCTGTATAATCCACATAAACAAGTCATAATTTCAACAAAAATCGGAATGGTAAACAAAAAAAGCCTTTCCGAAAAAATCAGAAAGGCTTTTTAATAATTATATTAAGAAAGACTATGCCAGCATGGTCACTGGGTTTTCTATATATTCTCTAAGGGTTTGTAAGAAAGCGGCTCCTGTGGCTCCGTCAACTGTACGGTGATCACAAGCTAGGGTTACTTTCATGGTGTTTCCTACAACAATGGCTCCGTTTTTTACTACGGGTTTTTCTACAATGGCTCCTACGGATAGGATGGCAGAGTTAGGTGCATTAATAATAGAAGTGAATTCTTGGATTCCGAACATTCCTAAATTAGAAATAGTGAAAGTAGAACCTTCCATTTCCTCTGGCTTTATTTTCTTATCTCTAGATCTTCCTGCGAGGTCTTTTACTTCAGCTCCTATTTCTGTCATAGGTTTATGATCAGCGTGTTTTACCACAGGTACTACCAATCCATCTGGAACGGCTACAGCTACTCCGATGTGGATATGCTTGTTGTAAAGCATGGCTGTTTCTGTCCATTGTGTATTCACTTGTGGATGTTTTCTTAGTGCCATGGCTGCTGCTTTTACCACCATATCATTAAAAGATACTTTGGTATCTGGCAAGCTGTTAATGGCTTTTCGAGCGGCAATCGCTCCATCCATATCTATTTCTATTCCAAGATAATAGTGTG
Encoded proteins:
- a CDS encoding T9SS type A sorting domain-containing protein — its product is MKKLLVTLFLLSISISSFAQTLDFEGNAGQQLIKEVDILKIYYWFFYKGAKFGTRELSMLSSTEMKLEAKYEVGGFSPALPILINDSIFIPNDSLPSDLEYIYVHSIAIDSYIMDTIVYHEIDTINFLKIGLPKWNVFEGFVQNPVGDFLQISSPHLFKEMTIIDIQGKEVYRGNYQSKLEVSFLPRGYYLLRFLNEKGIFVRKVYKE